The following proteins are encoded in a genomic region of Brachypodium distachyon strain Bd21 chromosome 1, Brachypodium_distachyon_v3.0, whole genome shotgun sequence:
- the LOC100838547 gene encoding formin-like protein 5 isoform X2 produces MSEHLPLGSRGGSPLPFHRLQETSHPRPHGNPDPLASVWIRRLHLTPNPPPQASLAPPPPQQGYDAVSSRSAGFGPLRWSPRPPPFAAWDAAHVPSGSGSGPPMLSPFFRFPPPPLPGVADVGGFAPIRPTIGFGSSGGGFPELSSRAIVGDNPHASWLATAAAGSAYPRHAVDPIRTSHVFFVNIK; encoded by the exons atgTCGGAGCACCTCCCGCTCGGGAGCCGCGGGGGCTCCCCACTCCCCTTCCACCGCCTGCAAGAGACGTCGCACCCTCGCCCGCACGGCAACCCCGACCCGCTCGCCTCCGTCTGgatccgccgcctccacctcacCCCCAACCCGCCGCCCCAGGCCAGCctcgcgcccccgccgccgcagcaagGGTACGACGCCGTCTCCAGCCGCAGCGCCGGGTTCGGCCCCTTACGCTGgagcccgcgcccgccgccgtttgCCGCGTGGGACGCAGCCCACGTCCCCAGTGGGAGCGGGAGCGGCCCGCCGATGCTGTCGCCCTTCTTCCgcttcccgccgccgccgctgccgggggTCGCGGATGTCGGGGGGTTCGCACCCATCAGGCCTACGATCGGGTttggcagcagcggcggcgggttcCCCGAGTTGTCGTCGCGGGCGATTGTCGGAGACAACCCCCACGCTTCCTGGCTGGCGACCGCAGCTGCAG GTTCAGCTTATCCTAGACATGCTGTGGATCCCATAAGAACTTCCCAT GTCTTTTTTGTCAACATCAAGTAG
- the LOC100838547 gene encoding formin-like protein 18 isoform X1, whose protein sequence is MSEHLPLGSRGGSPLPFHRLQETSHPRPHGNPDPLASVWIRRLHLTPNPPPQASLAPPPPQQGYDAVSSRSAGFGPLRWSPRPPPFAAWDAAHVPSGSGSGPPMLSPFFRFPPPPLPGVADVGGFAPIRPTIGFGSSGGGFPELSSRAIVGDNPHASWLATAAAGSAYPRHAVDPIRTSHDPHVRQHNMAPQNFARSWPSSSSQQDEPFSYWNMGRFQRSTTTSSISVAPSNFVKKRNADSNSFIPPKFRKLNGAG, encoded by the exons atgTCGGAGCACCTCCCGCTCGGGAGCCGCGGGGGCTCCCCACTCCCCTTCCACCGCCTGCAAGAGACGTCGCACCCTCGCCCGCACGGCAACCCCGACCCGCTCGCCTCCGTCTGgatccgccgcctccacctcacCCCCAACCCGCCGCCCCAGGCCAGCctcgcgcccccgccgccgcagcaagGGTACGACGCCGTCTCCAGCCGCAGCGCCGGGTTCGGCCCCTTACGCTGgagcccgcgcccgccgccgtttgCCGCGTGGGACGCAGCCCACGTCCCCAGTGGGAGCGGGAGCGGCCCGCCGATGCTGTCGCCCTTCTTCCgcttcccgccgccgccgctgccgggggTCGCGGATGTCGGGGGGTTCGCACCCATCAGGCCTACGATCGGGTttggcagcagcggcggcgggttcCCCGAGTTGTCGTCGCGGGCGATTGTCGGAGACAACCCCCACGCTTCCTGGCTGGCGACCGCAGCTGCAG GTTCAGCTTATCCTAGACATGCTGTGGATCCCATAAGAACTTCCCAT GATCCCCATGTTAGACAGCACAACATGGCACCACAAAATTTTGCAAGGAGTTGGCCTAGTTCTAGCAGCCAACAGGATGAACCTTTCTCCTATTGGAACATGGGAAGGTTCCAAAGAAGCACCACGACTTCATCGATCTCTGTCGCACCCAGCAATTTTGTGAAGAAGAGGAATGCTGACTCGAACAGTTTTATCCCTCCGAAGTTCAGAAAGTTGAACGGAGCTGGTTAA